Proteins encoded together in one Ictalurus punctatus breed USDA103 unplaced genomic scaffold, Coco_2.0 tig00064108, whole genome shotgun sequence window:
- the LOC128632515 gene encoding ribonuclease inhibitor-like, with the protein MWNCSITDEGCAALASAPRSNSSSHLRELNLNGNNPGKSGVKLLSDLLKDPHCNLETLHINYNKLTRTAYDRSLTSNLFSRIKQSW; encoded by the exons atgtggaactgcagtattacagatgaaggctgtgctgctctggcttctgctccgaggtcaaactcctcatcacacctgagagaactgaatctgaacgGTAATAATCCAGGaaaatcaggagtgaagctcctctctgatctactgaaggatccacactgtaacctggagacactaca cattaactataataaactcaccaggacggcgtatgacaggagtctcacctcaaacctcttctccaggataaagcagtcttggtga